From one Candidatus Chlorobium masyuteum genomic stretch:
- a CDS encoding branched-chain amino acid ABC transporter permease, translating into MLVQVFLNGLVAASIYALVALGFGLVLRVCRFYHFAHAAVFVWGAYFVFLLKVQLKLPLLFGIVIGVLLATILGCLMEIMIYRSLRRRHSSSLVVLIASLGIYVVLQNIISMAFGDGAKVIQQRSFEEGMDLFGARITHIRMLSVGLSVLLLIGVAALLKWSKVGRAMRAVGSDPTLASISGIDSESIVLFTFALASALAGVAGILVALDVDMTPTMGLQALMMGLVVVIIGGIKSIPGIAFAALILGLVQNFAAWHIGSQWQDAIAFIILLAILLVRPEGVMGKKLRKITV; encoded by the coding sequence ATGTTAGTACAGGTATTCTTAAACGGCCTAGTTGCTGCGTCGATATACGCGCTTGTAGCCCTTGGCTTCGGGTTAGTCCTTCGAGTCTGCAGATTCTACCATTTCGCACACGCTGCGGTCTTCGTGTGGGGCGCGTACTTTGTCTTTCTGCTCAAGGTACAGCTCAAATTGCCATTATTATTTGGGATTGTTATTGGTGTTCTGCTGGCAACCATTCTTGGTTGCCTTATGGAGATTATGATCTACCGCTCATTAAGGCGCAGGCATTCTTCTTCTCTTGTCGTCCTTATAGCCTCCCTTGGTATATACGTCGTACTGCAAAACATCATTTCAATGGCCTTCGGGGATGGCGCCAAGGTAATTCAACAGCGATCTTTTGAGGAAGGAATGGATCTTTTCGGTGCTAGAATCACGCATATCAGAATGCTATCTGTCGGGTTGAGTGTTTTGCTACTTATAGGGGTTGCAGCTTTGCTGAAATGGAGTAAAGTAGGGAGAGCGATGCGAGCAGTTGGTAGCGATCCGACCCTCGCCAGTATCTCCGGAATCGACAGTGAGAGTATTGTGCTGTTCACATTTGCCTTGGCATCCGCATTGGCGGGAGTAGCTGGAATATTGGTTGCTCTTGATGTTGACATGACACCAACAATGGGGTTACAAGCATTGATGATGGGTTTGGTAGTTGTTATTATTGGTGGAATTAAGAGCATACCGGGTATCGCCTTTGCAGCCTTAATCCTGGGTTTGGTTCAAAACTTTGCTGCATGGCATATTGGTTCCCAGTGGCAGGATGCAATTGCGTTCATAATTTTGCTGGCAATCCTACTTGTGAGGCCGGAAGGAGTGATGGGCAAGAAACTCAGGAAAATAACAGTTTGA
- a CDS encoding branched-chain amino acid ABC transporter substrate-binding protein has translation MNRSIWFAIVIAVALLAAVIWGPFLRQNGGDPKWKKEVYVAIVSSLTGDLAENGKDTSNGASLAFDEANETPHTKDRIIHYVMFDDQGDQKAAVSVANRVCQDPRFIAVIGHLTSGCMSAAAPVYDRAGIPVVMPVPTNPKITQMGYTSLFRIPPTDNDQAPFLAKYLLSVDPGAPVAVVHDLTAYGLGFAEAFRDTFKQNRGNIVAFDGALKESRDFRTLIAKLKALNPKYILLGATYDMGAPFARQMKELGLNATLVSGDGCYGSAFLEQAGDAAEGTIVSFIAPDQASSQETTEFFRKYEAKYGKVVSFAPLGYDAGKVVVNAIGEASQPTRAAVINVLKRRDFVVNGVTGKIEFADNGDNKNKNLVLYTVRQGKFTLFK, from the coding sequence ATGAACAGGAGCATTTGGTTTGCAATCGTCATTGCAGTGGCCCTTTTGGCAGCGGTGATTTGGGGCCCTTTCTTGAGACAAAATGGCGGAGATCCAAAGTGGAAAAAAGAGGTCTATGTAGCTATTGTAAGTTCTCTTACGGGTGATTTGGCTGAGAATGGTAAGGATACTTCCAATGGTGCGAGCTTAGCCTTCGACGAAGCGAATGAGACCCCTCACACCAAAGACAGGATTATCCACTATGTGATGTTCGATGATCAGGGAGATCAAAAGGCTGCTGTGAGTGTAGCAAACCGAGTGTGCCAAGACCCTCGGTTTATTGCGGTCATTGGGCATCTTACAAGCGGGTGCATGTCTGCTGCCGCACCGGTCTATGATCGAGCGGGAATTCCGGTTGTTATGCCGGTACCGACTAATCCGAAGATTACCCAAATGGGGTACACAAGTCTTTTTCGAATACCGCCAACCGACAACGATCAGGCTCCCTTTCTTGCAAAGTACCTACTGTCAGTAGATCCTGGCGCTCCTGTTGCGGTTGTGCATGACTTGACAGCATATGGACTCGGGTTCGCTGAGGCGTTTCGTGATACCTTCAAACAGAACAGGGGAAATATTGTTGCCTTTGATGGTGCGCTGAAAGAATCACGTGATTTCAGGACGCTGATAGCCAAGCTCAAGGCTTTAAATCCAAAATATATCCTGCTCGGCGCTACCTACGACATGGGGGCGCCTTTTGCCCGACAAATGAAGGAACTTGGCCTCAATGCGACATTGGTTTCCGGTGATGGCTGTTATGGAAGCGCTTTTTTGGAGCAGGCTGGTGATGCTGCAGAAGGTACCATCGTGAGCTTCATTGCACCTGATCAAGCCTCTTCTCAAGAAACCACAGAATTTTTCAGAAAATACGAAGCGAAATATGGGAAAGTAGTCAGCTTCGCTCCGTTAGGTTATGATGCTGGCAAAGTAGTGGTTAATGCTATTGGAGAAGCTTCGCAGCCGACGCGTGCTGCTGTCATAAATGTTTTAAAGAGACGCGACTTCGTTGTAAATGGGGTAACCGGAAAAATAGAGTTTGCCGATAATGGTGACAATAAAAATAAAAATCTTGTTCTCTACACTGTACGTCAAGGCAAATTTACTCTTTTCAAGTAG